The nucleotide window GGAAGGGCGGGCGCTGTTGGATGGCGGCTGGCGGATGGGGCTGGCGGCGGGGTTGATGACGGCCGTTACCCTCTTCACCCTCGCGCGCATTCCCGCCACCCCCTGGCCGCAGCTTATCGTGGGGTCGGTGGTCGGCGGCGCGGCTTACCTGCTGGCCTGCGCCCTGCTGCGCGTGCAGGAATTGGGGCAGTTTGTGGCCTACGGCCGTCGGCGGCTGGGAAGAAAGTAGTGTTCAGTGTTCAGTGTTCGGTGTTCCGCTTACTGCTTACGGAATACGTCCTACACCCTCCCCCGTTTCTCGCGCAGCCCCTGAAAAAACTGCTGCAGCAGGGCGGCCGCTTCCTCTTCTAAAACGCCAGTGGTAATCGCCACGCGGTGGTTAAATTCGGGGGCGCGCAGCACGTCCACCACGGAGCCATCCGCGCCAAAGCGGGTGTCGCGCGCGCCGTACACCAGCCGGGGCAGCCGCGCCTGAATCATCGCCCCGGCGCACATGGGGCATGGTTCCAGCGTGCAGTACAACGTTACGCCGATGAGCCGCCAGTTTTGCACGGCCGCTGCCGCCGCCCGCAGCGCCACTATCTCCGCATGAGCCAGTGGGTCCCGGTCAATTTCTTTGCGATTAAAACCAGCGCCGATGATCGCGCCATTCAGCACAGCCACCGCGCCTACCGGCACTTCGCCTAACGCGGCCGCCTGCCCGGCCTGCGCCAGCGCCAGGCGCATCCAATACACGTCCGACTCTAGCACCACATCATCGGGGATGGGTTTCTGCCGCCATAAATCGTCCACCATGCGCCGGATTATAACACCGACCGCGCCCAAAACCTGAGGGAACCAATGACAACCCTGCATCGTTACA belongs to Candidatus Leptovillus gracilis and includes:
- the tadA gene encoding tRNA adenosine(34) deaminase TadA, coding for MVDDLWRQKPIPDDVVLESDVYWMRLALAQAGQAAALGEVPVGAVAVLNGAIIGAGFNRKEIDRDPLAHAEIVALRAAAAAVQNWRLIGVTLYCTLEPCPMCAGAMIQARLPRLVYGARDTRFGADGSVVDVLRAPEFNHRVAITTGVLEEEAAALLQQFFQGLREKRGRV